Proteins from one Streptomyces roseifaciens genomic window:
- a CDS encoding DUF5995 family protein: MTAVGPSPAEKVAGVARGLADHVRRYDEMRDPRAVFAYAYYRLTSSLAASLRTNALSFREPHWVADLSVSLASAYFTAITAIDAWLGEREQPPRRDAVVDRADLPETIPQPWRDVYAASTARRSYVLEDVLFSMMAHMSYDLPLALRSLNARRSNHEHIGDFHRMNELLAKCIDEVQDDLADRYCRGLRSLDRLFTRDDELLTNYGIRVVRGLAWFNCDRLLDPASAAEATGSISRSTAALITRIRYPDDWKLRCGTRLLRLLIPSRRQWPLPGTALD; this comes from the coding sequence ATGACGGCCGTGGGCCCCTCCCCCGCCGAAAAGGTCGCAGGCGTGGCCCGCGGCCTCGCGGACCACGTGAGGCGATACGACGAAATGCGCGACCCCCGTGCGGTGTTCGCCTACGCCTACTACCGGCTCACCTCCAGCCTGGCCGCGAGCCTGCGCACGAACGCGCTCTCGTTCCGGGAGCCGCACTGGGTCGCCGACCTGTCCGTCTCCCTCGCATCCGCCTACTTCACGGCCATAACGGCCATCGACGCCTGGCTCGGGGAACGGGAACAGCCGCCGCGCCGGGACGCCGTCGTCGACCGGGCGGACCTGCCGGAGACCATTCCGCAGCCATGGCGCGACGTATACGCCGCCTCCACCGCCCGGCGGTCCTACGTCCTCGAGGACGTGCTCTTCTCCATGATGGCGCACATGTCCTACGACCTGCCCCTCGCCTTGCGGTCCCTGAACGCCCGACGGAGCAACCACGAGCACATCGGCGACTTCCACCGGATGAACGAGCTGCTCGCGAAGTGCATCGACGAGGTGCAGGACGACCTGGCCGACCGGTACTGCCGCGGTCTGCGCTCGCTTGACCGGCTGTTCACCCGCGACGACGAGCTCCTGACGAACTACGGCATCCGCGTCGTCCGGGGTCTCGCCTGGTTCAACTGCGACCGGCTCCTGGACCCGGCGTCGGCCGCCGAGGCGACGGGCTCCATCAGCAGGTCCACGGCTGCCCTCATCACACGCATCAGGTACCCGGACGACTGGAAGCTGCGCTGCGGCACCCGCCTCCTGCGCCTGCTGATCCCTTCCCGCAGGCAGTGGCCCCTACCGGGCACGGCCCTCGACTGA